From Nocardioides sp. HDW12B, the proteins below share one genomic window:
- a CDS encoding arylsulfatase, with protein MSARDRQPGSGRDRTRLPLEVDTTARPIRPVEAVTGSPNVVVVLIDDMGFGASSTYGGPCEMPTAERLAGEGLRYSRFHVTPLCSPTRQALMTGRNHHSVGMGVTSEMSTPEPGYHGYRPASAATIAQILSGNGYCTAAIGKWHQTPPVEVSPSGPFPRWPMGEGFDYFYGFMGAEMNHWYPQLYQGRYAVEPDRLPEDGYHLTEDLVDHAISWIENQQAITPDRPFFTYVALGATHAPFHVAPEWREKYAGRFDDGWDAQRERTLARQKELGLLPESTELAPWAEGVPHWDELDETEKRVGARFMETYAGFAEHADVQIGRLVDALEHLEVLDDTLIFYLLGDNGASGEGGPRGTFREHLVGHGIQDETADMAARLDALGDPTTYGIYPAGWALAMNTPYPWTKQVAHLGGTRDGMIVRWGNGIAARGEVRHQWHHVIDVLPTILEATGLEVPETFGGVTQQPVEGTSLHYTFDDAEAPDRHTTQYFEMIGNRGVHHEGWTAVTRHGVPWEMVGGGRVPFDEDVWELYEHAADWSQARDVAAEHPEKLKELQDIFLREAERFHVLPLDDRVTERENPEVAGRLDLHLGRSSLSFGPRVGRLTEETAPNVKNRSHVITADLELVTGTSGVVVAQGGRFGGWSLYVVGGVPHYAYNFVGRDLTVVRGGKPMLPGRHDLVVRFDYDGGPPGSGAAVSLEVDGAMVGTGRIPATTAYYFSFDETFNVGVDRGTPVVDDYLPVRNRYEGLIHRVRFDLDEVADPGTPEGRERAVLIHQ; from the coding sequence GTGAGTGCACGTGACAGGCAGCCTGGGAGCGGTCGCGATCGCACCCGCCTGCCGCTCGAGGTCGACACGACGGCCCGTCCGATCCGTCCGGTCGAGGCCGTCACCGGCTCGCCCAACGTGGTCGTGGTGCTCATCGACGACATGGGCTTCGGTGCCTCGTCGACGTACGGCGGGCCGTGCGAGATGCCGACGGCCGAGCGGCTGGCCGGCGAGGGGCTGCGCTACAGCCGCTTCCACGTCACGCCGCTGTGCTCGCCGACCCGGCAGGCGCTCATGACCGGACGCAACCACCACTCCGTCGGCATGGGCGTCACCAGCGAGATGTCGACGCCCGAGCCCGGCTACCACGGCTACCGCCCGGCGAGCGCCGCCACGATCGCCCAGATCCTCAGCGGCAACGGCTACTGCACGGCCGCGATCGGCAAGTGGCACCAGACCCCGCCGGTGGAGGTGAGCCCCTCAGGCCCCTTCCCCCGCTGGCCGATGGGCGAGGGCTTCGACTACTTCTACGGCTTCATGGGCGCCGAGATGAACCACTGGTACCCGCAGCTCTACCAGGGCCGCTACGCGGTCGAGCCGGACCGGCTCCCCGAGGACGGCTACCACCTCACCGAGGACCTCGTCGACCACGCCATCTCCTGGATCGAGAACCAGCAGGCGATCACCCCGGACCGCCCCTTCTTCACCTACGTCGCGCTCGGCGCGACGCACGCGCCCTTCCACGTCGCCCCCGAGTGGCGTGAGAAGTACGCCGGGCGCTTCGACGACGGCTGGGACGCGCAGCGCGAGCGCACCCTGGCCCGGCAGAAGGAGCTCGGCCTGCTCCCCGAGTCCACCGAGCTGGCGCCGTGGGCCGAGGGGGTGCCGCACTGGGACGAGCTCGACGAGACCGAGAAGCGGGTGGGCGCGCGCTTCATGGAGACCTACGCCGGCTTCGCCGAGCACGCCGACGTGCAGATCGGCCGCCTGGTCGACGCGCTGGAGCACCTCGAGGTGCTCGACGACACCCTGATCTTCTACCTGCTCGGCGACAACGGCGCCTCCGGCGAGGGCGGTCCGCGCGGCACCTTCCGCGAGCACCTCGTCGGTCACGGGATCCAGGACGAGACCGCCGACATGGCCGCCCGCCTGGACGCCCTGGGCGACCCCACGACGTACGGGATCTATCCGGCGGGGTGGGCGCTGGCCATGAACACGCCGTACCCGTGGACCAAGCAGGTCGCGCACCTCGGTGGCACCCGCGACGGGATGATCGTGCGGTGGGGCAACGGCATCGCCGCCCGCGGCGAGGTCCGGCACCAGTGGCACCACGTCATCGACGTGCTGCCGACCATCCTCGAGGCGACCGGGCTCGAGGTGCCCGAGACGTTCGGCGGGGTCACCCAGCAGCCGGTCGAGGGCACGAGCCTGCACTACACCTTCGACGACGCCGAGGCGCCGGACCGCCACACCACGCAGTACTTCGAGATGATCGGCAACCGCGGCGTCCACCACGAGGGCTGGACCGCGGTCACGCGTCACGGTGTCCCGTGGGAGATGGTCGGCGGTGGGCGCGTGCCGTTCGACGAGGACGTCTGGGAGCTCTACGAGCACGCCGCCGACTGGAGCCAGGCCCGCGACGTCGCCGCCGAGCACCCGGAGAAGCTGAAGGAGCTGCAGGACATCTTCCTGCGGGAGGCCGAGCGCTTCCACGTCCTCCCCCTCGACGACCGCGTCACCGAGCGTGAGAACCCCGAGGTCGCCGGCCGGCTCGACCTGCACCTCGGACGCTCGTCGCTGTCGTTCGGCCCCCGCGTCGGGCGTCTCACCGAGGAGACCGCGCCGAACGTCAAGAACCGCTCGCACGTCATCACCGCCGACCTCGAGCTGGTGACCGGCACGAGCGGGGTCGTGGTGGCCCAGGGCGGGCGCTTCGGCGGCTGGTCGCTCTACGTCGTCGGCGGCGTGCCGCACTACGCCTACAACTTCGTGGGTCGCGACCTCACCGTCGTGCGCGGCGGCAAGCCGATGCTGCCGGGACGCCACGACCTCGTGGTGCGCTTCGACTACGACGGCGGTCCTCCCGGCAGCGGGGCGGCCGTGTCGTTGGAGGTGGACGGCGCCATGGTGGGCACCGGCCGGATCCCGGCCACGACGGCCTACTACTTCTCCTTCGACGAGACCTTCAACGTCGGGGTCGACCGCGGCACCCCGGTGGTCGACGACTACCTGCCGGTGCGCAACCGCTACGAGGGCCTGATCCACCGGGTGCGCTTCGACCTCGACGAGGTGGCGGACCCCGGCACCCCCGAGGGCCGGGAGCGCGCGGTCCTGATCCACCAGTGA
- a CDS encoding ABC transporter permease, giving the protein MSAPEAAPAEPSTFRKALRQKRFTVGLGITLLLVAFVVVAPSLAPFGENETAGPPYGKDGFLGTDYLGQDVLSRVMHGGQEILLIAVGGTVLGMVLGIAVGIVAAYAGGWWDEVIMRLNDVVLSFPQILLALVVLTAITQPSAWILIALVGISHAPRVARLARGVALGIVGRDFVIAAEALGEKRTRVILAEVLPNMNAPLLAEGGLRLTYSIGLVGSLGFLGFSTDPGAANWGQMIQENRLGLATQPWAVLAPVLVIAIFAIGTNLMADGIAQVAQRGDS; this is encoded by the coding sequence ATGAGTGCACCGGAAGCAGCACCCGCGGAGCCGTCGACGTTCCGCAAGGCCCTGCGCCAGAAGCGCTTCACCGTCGGCCTGGGGATCACCCTGCTGCTGGTGGCCTTCGTGGTCGTCGCGCCCTCCCTGGCACCCTTCGGCGAGAACGAGACGGCCGGCCCGCCCTACGGCAAGGACGGCTTCCTCGGCACCGACTACCTCGGTCAGGACGTGCTGTCGCGCGTCATGCACGGGGGGCAGGAGATCCTCCTCATCGCCGTGGGCGGCACCGTCCTCGGCATGGTGCTGGGCATCGCGGTCGGCATCGTCGCGGCGTACGCCGGCGGGTGGTGGGACGAGGTGATCATGCGTCTCAACGACGTCGTGCTCTCCTTCCCCCAGATCCTGCTGGCGCTGGTCGTGCTCACGGCGATCACCCAGCCGTCCGCCTGGATCCTCATCGCCCTCGTCGGCATCTCCCACGCACCCCGTGTCGCGCGGCTGGCCCGCGGCGTCGCGCTCGGCATCGTCGGCCGCGACTTCGTGATCGCCGCCGAGGCACTGGGCGAGAAGCGGACACGCGTGATCCTCGCCGAGGTGCTGCCGAACATGAACGCCCCGCTGCTCGCCGAGGGCGGGCTCCGGCTCACCTACTCGATCGGCCTGGTCGGCTCGCTCGGCTTCCTCGGCTTCTCCACCGACCCCGGCGCCGCCAACTGGGGCCAGATGATCCAGGAGAACCGGTTGGGGCTGGCCACCCAGCCCTGGGCGGTCCTGGCCCCGGTGCTCGTCATCGCGATCTTCGCCATCGGCACCAACCTGATGGCCGACGGCATCGCCCAGGTCGCCCAGCGAGGGGACTCCTGA
- a CDS encoding alcohol dehydrogenase catalytic domain-containing protein, translating to MSGAPTMRAVVYDEIRGTPYVDEVPVPQPPPGGVVVAVEATGLCHSDWHAWAGHDDVTLPHVPGHELAGTVHVVGEGVRGWRVGDRVTSPFVEGCGACSWCAAGQAQVCPDQQQPGFSHWGSFAEQVVIHAADTNLVALPDAVGMHAAAALGCRYATAYRGVVDRARLQRGERVVVVGVGGVGLSVVQIATARGATVVAVDRDEAALELARHHGAAHAIPADPGVDVAAAVHEVTDGGAHVSVDAVGSEQTATAAITSLRRLGRHVQIGLLPAATGRPRLPMDRVIGWELSLLGSHGMAAVDYPAMMALVERGVLRPQDLVRRVVGLQEAAAALPRPDRSTAAGITLIDPRDP from the coding sequence ATGAGCGGCGCCCCGACCATGCGGGCCGTCGTGTACGACGAGATCCGCGGCACGCCGTACGTCGACGAGGTGCCCGTCCCGCAGCCGCCGCCGGGAGGCGTGGTGGTGGCGGTCGAGGCGACCGGGCTGTGCCACAGCGACTGGCACGCGTGGGCCGGCCACGACGACGTCACGCTCCCCCACGTGCCCGGACACGAGCTGGCCGGCACCGTGCATGTCGTCGGCGAGGGCGTCCGCGGCTGGCGGGTGGGCGACCGGGTCACGTCCCCCTTCGTCGAGGGCTGCGGCGCCTGCTCGTGGTGTGCCGCCGGCCAGGCCCAGGTCTGCCCGGACCAGCAGCAGCCCGGTTTCAGCCACTGGGGATCCTTCGCCGAGCAGGTCGTGATCCACGCCGCCGACACCAACCTGGTCGCCCTGCCCGACGCCGTCGGCATGCACGCGGCCGCCGCGCTGGGGTGCCGCTACGCGACGGCCTACCGCGGTGTCGTGGACCGCGCCCGCCTGCAGCGCGGCGAGCGGGTGGTGGTCGTCGGGGTCGGCGGGGTCGGGCTGAGCGTGGTCCAGATCGCCACCGCCCGGGGAGCCACGGTGGTGGCCGTCGACCGCGACGAGGCGGCCCTGGAGCTGGCCCGGCACCACGGGGCGGCTCACGCGATCCCGGCCGACCCCGGCGTCGACGTCGCCGCGGCCGTCCACGAGGTCACGGACGGCGGCGCCCACGTGAGCGTCGACGCCGTGGGAAGCGAGCAGACGGCGACCGCCGCGATCACGTCGCTGCGCCGGTTGGGACGCCACGTCCAGATCGGGCTGCTCCCGGCGGCGACCGGGCGCCCGCGGCTGCCGATGGACCGCGTCATCGGTTGGGAGCTCAGCCTGCTGGGCAGCCACGGCATGGCCGCGGTCGACTACCCGGCGATGATGGCGCTGGTGGAGCGCGGCGTGCTGCGCCCGCAGGACCTCGTCAGGCGGGTCGTCGGGCTGCAGGAGGCAGCAGCCGCACTCCCCCGTCCGGACCGGAGCACCGCGGCAGGCATCACGCTCATCGACCCGCGGGATCCGTGA
- a CDS encoding IclR family transcriptional regulator, with translation MSASQLRPAAAGVQSVVRAAALLRAVAAATGPDGTATALGEAVGLNRTTSWRLLTTLEQEDLVRRDEARGTYVLGPALLALADQASGTALAEKSREVLRDLAAQAQETAALAVVRDGTLTYVAEAPAGGVVAAGWLGQEVSLHATSTGKVLLAFSPDEERRALLGLPPDQPLPRHTPTTITSYAALEDELAQVRAHGYAVCRGEFESSAWGVSAPVLDLVGRPVAVVSLWGPGERLTPDRFESLGRLALSGAAEVARRRAGAHHEATGNPGGAPAVPASPGGPTR, from the coding sequence ATGTCGGCATCACAGCTGAGGCCAGCGGCTGCGGGTGTGCAGTCGGTGGTGCGCGCCGCGGCACTGCTGCGCGCGGTGGCGGCGGCCACCGGTCCCGACGGCACGGCGACCGCCCTGGGCGAGGCCGTCGGCCTCAACCGCACCACCTCGTGGCGCCTGCTCACCACGCTCGAGCAGGAGGACCTGGTGCGCCGCGACGAGGCCCGCGGGACCTACGTGCTCGGGCCTGCCCTGCTGGCCCTCGCCGACCAGGCCTCCGGCACCGCGCTCGCGGAGAAGTCCCGCGAGGTGCTGCGTGACCTCGCGGCGCAGGCGCAGGAGACGGCCGCGCTCGCGGTCGTCCGCGACGGCACGCTCACCTACGTGGCCGAGGCCCCGGCAGGAGGCGTGGTCGCCGCGGGCTGGCTCGGCCAGGAGGTCTCCCTCCACGCCACCTCGACCGGCAAGGTGCTGCTCGCCTTCTCCCCCGACGAGGAGCGTCGCGCGCTCCTGGGCCTGCCCCCCGACCAGCCCCTGCCCCGGCACACGCCGACCACGATCACGTCGTACGCCGCGCTCGAGGACGAGCTGGCGCAGGTGCGGGCCCACGGGTACGCCGTGTGCCGCGGCGAGTTCGAGAGCTCCGCCTGGGGCGTCTCCGCGCCGGTCCTGGACCTGGTGGGCCGGCCGGTGGCCGTGGTCAGTCTCTGGGGCCCGGGCGAGCGGCTGACCCCGGACCGCTTCGAGTCGCTGGGACGGCTCGCCCTCTCCGGCGCGGCGGAGGTCGCCCGGCGTCGCGCGGGGGCCCATCATGAGGCGACGGGCAACCCGGGCGGCGCGCCCGCGGTCCCCGCGAGCCCAGGAGGTCCCACCCGGTGA
- a CDS encoding formylglycine-generating enzyme family protein gives MSGCCTPSGPDAAAARPVAGAGVPAGPVRPTRRPPDPSLDLVVVAGGVTRVGSDDPDHPEEWPVREVTVAPYAIGRCAVTNAEFDAFVRATGHRTDAEAFGTSFVFGGLLPDDFPPTRGVAAAPWWREVRGADWAHPEGPQSDVGGRPDHPVVHVSRRDAEAYAAWRGGRLPSEAEWEHAARGGLEGEPFPWGSELEPDGTHRMNVWQGTFPGHDIGADGWRGTCPVDAFAPNGLGLHNACGNVWEWCAGAWSAGAPDGVSRGGSYLCHASYCRRYRTSARQAHSPDSTAGNLGFRLAADPAP, from the coding sequence GTGAGCGGGTGCTGCACCCCGTCGGGGCCCGACGCCGCGGCCGCCCGGCCGGTCGCGGGTGCCGGCGTCCCCGCCGGTCCGGTCCGGCCGACGCGCCGCCCGCCGGACCCGTCGCTCGACCTCGTCGTGGTCGCCGGCGGGGTGACGCGCGTCGGCAGCGACGACCCCGATCACCCCGAGGAGTGGCCGGTGCGCGAGGTCACGGTGGCGCCGTACGCCATCGGTCGCTGCGCGGTCACCAACGCCGAGTTCGACGCCTTCGTGCGGGCCACCGGCCACCGGACGGACGCCGAGGCGTTCGGCACGTCCTTCGTCTTCGGCGGCCTGCTGCCCGACGACTTCCCGCCCACCCGGGGTGTCGCCGCGGCACCCTGGTGGCGTGAGGTCCGCGGCGCCGACTGGGCGCACCCGGAGGGCCCGCAGTCCGACGTGGGCGGGCGCCCGGACCACCCGGTCGTCCACGTGTCGCGTCGCGACGCCGAGGCGTACGCCGCGTGGCGGGGTGGGCGCCTGCCGAGCGAGGCCGAGTGGGAGCACGCGGCCCGGGGCGGCCTGGAGGGTGAGCCGTTCCCGTGGGGCTCCGAGCTCGAGCCGGACGGCACCCACCGGATGAACGTGTGGCAGGGGACCTTCCCGGGTCACGACATCGGCGCGGACGGGTGGCGCGGGACGTGCCCGGTCGACGCCTTCGCGCCCAACGGCCTCGGGCTGCACAACGCCTGCGGCAACGTCTGGGAGTGGTGCGCCGGAGCGTGGTCGGCCGGCGCCCCCGACGGGGTCAGCCGGGGCGGCTCCTACCTCTGCCACGCGTCGTACTGCCGTCGCTACCGCACCTCCGCCCGGCAGGCCCACTCCCCCGACTCGACGGCCGGGAACCTCGGCTTCCGCCTCGCCGCGGACCCGGCGCCATGA
- a CDS encoding ABC transporter permease has protein sequence MSVLVFLATATLGDPVRAILGRDYNSNPGRVAELEQLLNTDANVVSRYFDWLGGLLTGDPGVSLASGQPVGELISDSVVNSAVLVLLSAVVMIPLAFGLAMVSAHYRRRRPDTVIQTVLLAMAGLPEFVIGVLLIALLATSVLTVLPAVTITSPTGSPWDNPDVMVLPTLTLVLWVTPYVSRIVRASLLEVIDSDYVELARLKGIPEKVVIRKHALLNAIVPGIQVVALQLAFLAGGVVIVETLFSYPGVGLQLVDAVRNHDVAVVQALSMIIAGVYVVVNLVADLLSILLTPRARTAISS, from the coding sequence GTGTCCGTCCTGGTGTTCCTCGCCACCGCCACCCTGGGTGACCCGGTGCGGGCGATCCTCGGACGCGACTACAACTCCAACCCGGGCCGGGTGGCCGAGCTCGAGCAGCTGCTCAACACCGACGCGAACGTCGTCTCGCGCTACTTCGACTGGCTCGGCGGGCTGCTGACCGGCGACCCGGGCGTCTCCCTGGCCAGCGGCCAGCCCGTCGGCGAGCTGATCTCGGACAGCGTCGTCAACTCCGCGGTCCTCGTGCTGCTGTCCGCGGTGGTGATGATCCCGCTCGCCTTCGGCCTCGCGATGGTCTCCGCCCACTACCGGCGCCGTCGACCCGACACCGTCATCCAGACCGTGCTGCTGGCGATGGCCGGACTGCCCGAGTTCGTCATCGGCGTGCTGCTCATCGCGCTGCTGGCGACCTCGGTGCTCACCGTGCTGCCGGCGGTGACGATCACCTCGCCGACCGGGAGCCCGTGGGACAACCCCGACGTCATGGTCCTGCCGACGTTGACGCTGGTGCTGTGGGTGACGCCGTACGTGTCGCGCATCGTCCGCGCGTCCCTGCTCGAGGTCATCGACAGCGACTACGTCGAGCTCGCCCGGCTCAAGGGCATCCCCGAGAAGGTTGTGATCCGCAAGCACGCGCTCCTCAACGCGATCGTGCCGGGCATCCAGGTCGTCGCGCTGCAGCTGGCCTTCCTGGCCGGCGGCGTCGTGATCGTCGAGACGCTGTTCTCCTACCCCGGGGTGGGGCTCCAGCTCGTCGACGCGGTGCGCAACCACGACGTCGCCGTGGTCCAGGCGCTGAGCATGATCATCGCCGGCGTCTACGTCGTGGTGAACCTGGTCGCCGACCTGCTGTCCATCCTGCTGACCCCCCGAGCGAGGACGGCGATCTCGTCATGA
- a CDS encoding ATP-binding protein, whose product MPEQDWYVRASETVSPAVALGVALVVAVHQLRAPRPAANLLGALAVVLVLLGFAYVLPPASWFATFPLLVAVFPDGRFVPRWMVVPVVVSAVLTAGDIRSGGAWSELPWWPTFATAQTALLLAQVHRYRRRSTTAERQAVRWVILGSLLTGAAFATVQVAFGSIGVGSAGAVVGAHLATLPLVLCLGGAVLAPRRVDVDRALYVTLAALVVVPLLALVYAVLGALLGGWAGAIGVGAASPPVVLAGRRIADWVVYRGRPSADAAVSRLLARLAERAADESVPGIVLGAVTDALRLDGGGIRGDWFEPVGSPAGSRVMEVPVDYRGAQLATLTVPPRPGETALTRRDLDVVVALARHAAPALHGDRAAMELAESRQRVIAAREEERRRLRRDLHDDLGPALSGLSLSAAALARRTGLPEAGEMHEDVKRLMVQSRELAYGLRPPILDDHGLVAAIVDRTTQPSAPGTPDLDVRVLAPDELDLPAAVDLAALAIVGEAVSNARRHARARCVDVEITLDDRALHVVVQDDGTGLPPATRAGVGMHSIAERAAEVGGEARYDGAARGTRLVVVLPLELP is encoded by the coding sequence GTGCCTGAGCAGGACTGGTACGTGCGCGCCAGCGAGACGGTGTCACCCGCCGTCGCGCTGGGTGTCGCGCTCGTGGTCGCGGTCCACCAGCTGCGCGCGCCGCGCCCGGCCGCGAACCTCCTCGGGGCCCTCGCGGTCGTGCTGGTGCTGCTCGGCTTCGCCTACGTGCTCCCCCCGGCGAGCTGGTTCGCCACGTTCCCGCTCCTCGTGGCCGTCTTCCCGGACGGACGCTTCGTGCCCCGCTGGATGGTCGTCCCGGTGGTCGTGTCAGCCGTCCTCACCGCGGGCGACATCCGCAGCGGCGGGGCCTGGAGCGAGCTGCCGTGGTGGCCGACCTTCGCCACCGCGCAGACGGCGCTGCTGCTCGCCCAGGTGCACCGCTACCGGCGGCGCTCCACGACGGCAGAGAGGCAGGCGGTGCGCTGGGTCATCCTCGGCTCCCTGCTCACCGGTGCGGCCTTCGCGACCGTGCAGGTCGCCTTCGGCTCCATCGGGGTGGGCAGCGCCGGCGCGGTCGTCGGCGCCCACCTCGCCACGCTGCCGCTGGTGCTGTGCCTGGGCGGAGCCGTGCTCGCCCCGCGCCGCGTCGACGTGGACCGCGCCCTCTACGTCACCCTCGCGGCCCTCGTCGTGGTCCCCCTCCTCGCCCTCGTGTACGCCGTCCTCGGCGCGCTCCTCGGCGGGTGGGCCGGCGCCATCGGTGTGGGTGCGGCGTCGCCGCCAGTGGTCCTCGCCGGCCGGAGGATCGCTGACTGGGTGGTGTACCGGGGTCGACCTTCCGCCGACGCCGCTGTCTCCCGGCTGCTGGCCCGGCTCGCCGAACGTGCTGCCGACGAGTCGGTGCCCGGGATCGTCCTGGGCGCGGTGACCGACGCCCTCCGCCTCGACGGCGGCGGGATCCGGGGCGACTGGTTCGAGCCGGTCGGGTCGCCGGCCGGGTCCCGCGTGATGGAGGTCCCCGTCGACTACCGCGGCGCCCAGCTCGCGACCCTGACCGTGCCGCCCCGCCCCGGCGAGACGGCCCTGACCCGTCGGGACCTCGACGTCGTGGTCGCGCTCGCCCGGCACGCGGCGCCGGCGCTGCACGGCGACCGTGCCGCGATGGAGCTCGCCGAGTCCCGCCAGCGCGTGATCGCGGCGCGCGAGGAGGAGCGTCGCCGCCTCCGGCGTGACCTGCACGACGATCTCGGCCCCGCCCTCTCCGGGTTGTCGCTGTCGGCCGCCGCCCTCGCTCGCCGTACCGGACTGCCCGAGGCGGGCGAGATGCACGAGGACGTCAAGCGGCTGATGGTGCAGTCACGGGAGCTCGCCTACGGCCTGCGCCCACCGATCCTCGACGACCACGGGCTGGTCGCGGCGATCGTCGACCGCACGACTCAGCCCTCGGCCCCGGGCACCCCCGACCTCGACGTCCGCGTGCTCGCCCCCGACGAGCTCGACCTCCCGGCCGCCGTCGACCTGGCCGCGCTGGCCATCGTGGGCGAGGCCGTCAGCAACGCCCGCCGGCACGCACGGGCGCGCTGCGTCGACGTCGAGATCACCCTCGACGACCGAGCCCTCCACGTCGTGGTCCAGGACGACGGGACCGGGCTCCCTCCCGCCACCCGAGCGGGCGTCGGCATGCACTCCATCGCAGAGCGTGCGGCCGAGGTCGGCGGCGAGGCACGCTACGACGGCGCAGCCCGCGGCACCCGCCTGGTCGTCGTCCTCCCCCTGGAGCTGCCGTGA
- a CDS encoding ABC transporter substrate-binding protein, whose amino-acid sequence MNQNERRTWQMSRRELLRYSGISAAAVAGSSFLAACGGDSGGGSGSGGSGGPQGSGGLLIHGATGGGSKDTLDPHAPVTNPDIARVSNLYEPLFFWNNNYELEPALAESIEGSKDATEWTIKMRSGVTFHNGKTVTAEDAWFSIQRVADPKAPLSAGGQLSQIIDFDATKVVDETTLKLVLNTPYAILDSLLAEYTLGIIPTDFDIKNPVGTGAFAFKSFDPGKTSTFTKYADYWGDPAFVDELQIQDFANDSAKVNALQAGQIQTVDNLPYNLIETIKGAGGGVLVSDTGAWVPFTMRVDVAPFDDVRVRQAMRLIVDRQQMIDQTLSGYGSLGNDLYAPFDTAYASDLPQREQDIDQAKSLLASAGAEGLQVELFTGDDIGSVAPAAANLFAEQAKAAGVEVKVTKKTPFYDDDYLSYAFAQDFWNTRNYIPQAVVGTFPPDQGGTYNETHWDNEEHRNLVNAAAKELDEAKRTELLQQAQEIEYEEGGLIVWGFRQQVDGYAQGVQGIEESKYLPLGSYKFQNVSVQ is encoded by the coding sequence GTGAACCAGAACGAGCGCCGCACCTGGCAGATGTCCCGCCGAGAGCTTCTCCGCTACTCCGGCATCAGCGCCGCAGCCGTCGCCGGCAGCAGCTTCCTCGCGGCGTGCGGGGGTGACAGCGGTGGAGGCAGCGGCTCCGGGGGGAGCGGTGGCCCGCAGGGCAGCGGGGGCCTGCTGATCCACGGCGCGACCGGCGGTGGCAGCAAGGACACGCTCGACCCGCACGCGCCCGTGACGAACCCGGACATCGCCCGTGTGAGCAACCTCTACGAGCCGCTTTTCTTCTGGAACAACAATTATGAGCTCGAGCCGGCGCTCGCCGAGTCGATCGAGGGCTCCAAGGACGCCACCGAGTGGACGATCAAGATGCGTTCGGGCGTCACCTTCCACAACGGCAAGACCGTGACGGCCGAGGACGCCTGGTTCAGCATCCAGCGTGTGGCCGACCCGAAGGCGCCGCTCTCGGCGGGTGGTCAGCTGTCGCAGATCATCGACTTCGACGCCACCAAGGTCGTCGACGAGACCACGTTGAAGCTCGTGCTGAACACGCCGTACGCGATCCTCGACTCGCTCCTCGCGGAGTACACGCTCGGCATCATCCCCACCGACTTCGACATCAAGAACCCGGTCGGCACCGGCGCCTTCGCCTTCAAGTCGTTCGACCCCGGCAAGACCAGCACCTTCACCAAGTACGCCGACTACTGGGGCGACCCGGCCTTCGTCGACGAGCTGCAGATCCAGGACTTCGCCAACGACAGCGCCAAGGTCAACGCGCTGCAGGCCGGTCAGATCCAGACCGTCGACAACCTGCCCTACAACCTCATCGAGACGATCAAGGGCGCGGGCGGCGGCGTGCTGGTCTCCGACACCGGTGCCTGGGTGCCCTTCACGATGCGCGTCGACGTCGCGCCGTTCGACGACGTCCGCGTCCGCCAGGCGATGCGTCTGATCGTGGACCGTCAGCAGATGATCGACCAGACGCTGAGCGGCTACGGCTCGCTGGGCAACGACCTCTACGCCCCCTTCGACACGGCCTACGCGAGCGACCTGCCCCAGCGCGAGCAGGACATCGACCAGGCCAAGTCGCTGCTCGCCTCGGCGGGTGCCGAGGGCCTCCAGGTGGAGCTCTTCACCGGCGACGACATCGGCTCCGTCGCTCCCGCGGCGGCCAACCTCTTCGCCGAGCAGGCCAAGGCGGCCGGCGTCGAGGTCAAGGTCACCAAGAAGACGCCGTTCTACGACGACGACTACCTGTCCTACGCCTTCGCCCAGGACTTCTGGAACACGCGCAACTACATCCCGCAGGCCGTCGTCGGCACGTTCCCCCCGGACCAGGGCGGCACCTACAACGAGACCCACTGGGACAACGAGGAGCACCGCAACCTCGTCAACGCCGCGGCGAAGGAGCTCGACGAGGCCAAGCGCACCGAGCTGCTCCAGCAGGCCCAGGAGATCGAGTACGAGGAGGGCGGTCTCATCGTCTGGGGCTTCCGTCAGCAGGTCGACGGCTACGCCCAGGGCGTCCAGGGCATCGAGGAGAGCAAGTACCTCCCGCTCGGCTCCTACAAGTTCCAGAACGTCTCGGTCCAGTAG